TTTTGCTTCTGAGTTTGTACACCTTTCCCAGTAAAAAAAAGGGTCATGCACCGAAATGACGTTGTTCAGACAAAACATGCCATCAAACTATTACAGCTAACCTTCTACTACCACAAACTGAAGTGGAGAAGAGCGTGAGGTCCGGCCGGCCGGCCGGTCATAGCAGCAGCTGCCCGTTGGTAGTGCAGACAATGCAAGCACGTCGTCTCCACCGCGTCCAGCTGCCCGTTTCTCACTCAGTCGACACGTATCATACGCGTCACTAGTGATGATGGCTCGGCTGGTTTCCGTTTCCGGTAAGCATCCATCACGGACGTACGCTCACCGTCGAGCCCAGCTATATCGACTCAAATGGCACAATGGTCAGGCAAGGCACGACGTCGACGCACGCGGCCAACCTCACGTCTCCATCGTCCTTGATGCACGCATCCTTTAAGGGCCTTCCACAGCCACACTGTGTAGTAAGCACTACGAATGCTTTGCTTTTGTACGTGGCCATGATCCCGTGCATGCCACTCAGTTCGGGTGCAAGAATTGATATGCCATCCTCTGGAATGCTCGGCGAACGGCGTCACGCATGCACCCTCTGATTATGGCTGTGTGCAACATGCCGACCCATGCATGCCACCTACAGTATCTCTTTTACAACTAAGATTTTACTAGGCCAGTTACACATTCTTCTCTTTAGAAATTGTATATGATGCATGTGTGCCTCTCTCGAGTAATTCATGTTCCTTCACATCAGCACATGGCACTAGCTCATGGCCCCACGCATCTCCGCGTTCACGGTCACGGAGGATATGCACATGCAATTGCAGACAAGTTGGGCACCGCCAAAGATTGATGGTACGTATATACGTGCCGTGCTTTCCTTTGCCTACGCATACATCTCGCCAGTCGTCAGCCGTTCATCACATTAATCCTGGTCACAAGTTGCATCTGAGATAAAGTCGTCTTTTCAGGTGTCATTTATCATCCTTAGTAATCAAAATGGACGTAAGTAGCGAAAAGGAACAAAAATTGAACTTTGTGTTAGATAAGGAAAAAAAAAGATAAATAAAGAATTCTCTCTTTGGGTTTAGGGATCTGCGAAATACCCTTTTTCCCTAAGTGACATTTTTTCTCCTTATCGGATCATGCGCCTTTGCTTGCTGATTTTGGTTTGGCCGCTCCTAGTTGGAATTTTCaccaattcaaatttgaactgggATAGCTCACTAGAGAGGGTTTTCATGAGCTGGTTAAAAAAGTGTGGCAACATCAACCTCGTGGTAATACGCCAATTGAACGATGGAACAATCATATTCGCGCTCTGCACCAATTCCTTCGTGGTTGGGCTAAACACACTGCTGGAATCTATAAGAAAGAAAAGTTGCGACTTTCTACATTAATTGATACTCTAGATAAAATCGCGGAGGTGAGGCCTCTGACTCCCACGGAGATTGACCAAAAAAGTCATTTTAATGAGCAGATTGCCCGTCTTTTGCGCGAAAAGGAAATCAAATGGTACCAGCGTTGCAAGACGGACTCTCTTGTAGTCCTAGGGGATGATAATACGAATTACTTCAAATGTTGGCCAATGGCAGACATAGGAAGAAACGTATCTTCGCTCTAGAACAGGAGGAGGGTCGGATCGAGTGGGATGCACAGCTTAAAAACTTTATTACGAATTATTATAAAGATCTTTTTGGACCTTCAGCTCATACAACTCTTCTGATGGATGAGTCTTTTACTTAAGATATCCATCAAGTTTCTGCTGCGGAAAACGAATTCCTAACCTCTCCATTCTCGGAGGAGGAAATTCGTGCGGCGGTGTTTTAGATGGAACATAATAAATCGCCGGGACCGGACGGTTTTCTGGCGGAGTTCTATCAATGCTTTTGGGAACTGATTAAGTTGGACTTGGTTCAGTTGTTTAATGAACTGCATGCGCACCAACTTGACATCTCCCGCTTAAACTTTGGGGAAATCATTCTTCTACCTAAGACTAAAGATGCCAGTCGGATTCAACAATATAGACCGATTTGCCTTCTTAATGTAAGCTTCAAAATCTTTACAAAAGTAGCCACTAACCGGCTGAATGGGGTGGCTGACCATGTGGTCAAACCTACCCAAACAGCGTTTATGCAAGGACGTAATATATTGGATGGTGTTGTTGTTCTGCATGAAACGGTACATGAGCTTCACCACAAAAAGCTAGACAGAGTAATTATTAAAATCGACTTCGAAAAAGCTTATGATAAAGTGAAATGGCCTTTTCTATTGCAAACATTACGCAGTACATGGTGTCGATGGATAGAGAGTTTTGTGTCTGGAGGTAGTGTGGCCATCAAGGTAAATGACGATGTGGGCACTTACTTTCAGACTAGGAAGGGGCTTCGCCAAGGTGACCCCGCTTCCCCAATTTTGTTTAATATCGTGGCTGATATGTTAGCTACCCTTGTTGAGAGGGCTAAGCTGGCGGGACAAGTCACTGGTGTCATACCTCATTTGGTAGAAGGAAGCTTATCTATTCTACAATATGCAGATGATACAATTCTGTTCTTGGATCATgatttagaaaaaacaaaaacctcaaaTTACAGTTATGTGCTTTTGAGGAACTCTCTGGTCTCAAGATCAACTTTCATAAGAGCGAACTCTTCTGTTTTGGTGAAGCCGCAGAAGAAGCAGCTGCTTATGCTGAGATCTTTGGCTGTCAACTTGGACAATTTCCGATCCGTTACCTGGGTATTCCCATTCATTATCGCCGCCTGACTATAGCCGAATGgaagcatgtagaagagagaCTGGATAAACGCTTGGCAAGTTGGAAGGCCAAGCTCCTGTCCTACGGGGGTCGACTAATTTTGATCAATTCGGTCCTCACTAATATGGTTCTATACATGTTATCCTTCTTTCATCTTCCAAAAGGAGTGATGCAACGCCTAGATTATTTTAGATCAAGGTTCTTTTGGCAGAGCGATAATAAAACCAAGAAATACCGTCTGGCTAGGTGGAATGTATTATGTCGACCTAAAAGCCAAGGGGGTCTTGGAATCCAGGACCTAGAGATTAAAAACATCGCTCTTCTCAGCAAATGGGTGTACAAACTACTCACTGAGGAGGGCGTTTGGCAGGAAATCATTCCTAATAAATATGTGGGATCCAAAGCAATATCTCAGGTATACTGGAAACCAGGTGATTCTCATTTTTGGAGTGGGGTGATGAAAGCTAAAGATTTCTTTTTTCAATTTGGTTCGTTCTCGGTCCGGGATGGTTCCCAAGTATGGTTTTGGGAAGATACCTGGCTGGGGTCTAATCCGCTTAGCGTTCAATACCCAAGCTTGTATAGGATTGTTAGACATAAGTTTGTCACGATTAAACAAGTTTTGTGTCAGGCAAATCACGACATTTCTTTTCGTAGGGACCTTCTTGGACCTCGTCTGACAGCCTGGAATGAACTGCTCATCCGTTTGGAGGTCGTACAGCTGTCGGATGAGCCAGACATTTTTAGATGGAAATTGCATCGGAATGGCAAGTTTTCAGTAAAATCCATGTATGATGCATTGGTCCATAACAAGGTTCCGATTGATAACAGGAAATTGTGGAAGCTAAAAATCCCTCTAAAAGTGAAGATATTCCTATGATTTCTTAACAAAGGGGTAATTTTAACTAGGGATAACTTGGCAAGACGCAACTGGCAAGGTTGcaaaaaatgtgttttctgtCATCATGATGAGTCCATTAAACACTTATTTTTCGAGTGCAAGTTTGCACAGTCGGTTTGGGCCATTGTTCAGATAGCGTTGAATCTTTACCCCCCACGTAGTGCACGGAATATGTTTGGCAATTGGTTGTGGGGAATAGATAAACAATTTTCTGCTCACATCCTTGTGGGGGCAGCCGCCTTATGTTGGGCGCTGTGGCTCACCAGGAATGATATAGTTTTTAACCATAAATGCGTTCCATCTCCTATGCAGGTTATTCATATATGTTCGCGATGGCTCCGTACGTGGTCTATCCTGCAGAGGCCGGAGGACAGAGACCTTTTTATGATGGCGTCTACTCGGCTGGAGCGTTCGGCCAGGGAGGTTTTCTACCCCCATGGATGGCGGTGTGACCTTCGGTTAGGATCAGCCACATCGTAGGCTGGCTTTGCTTTCCTTTTTAATGTGCTAGCTGTGTCAGCCTATTATGTTTGCTTTTAAGTAGGACTGGAcatgttggctgtgtgcatctagttatgcagaggccgggctTTCTATGAAACGATTGTATCACCTCGATATGTCAATTCAATGAAATGCTCTTTATCGAAAAAAAGTGGACTGTTTTTTTACCAAAATTTGAACTTTCTGTTAGTCTTGTTTTTGCATACTAACATACCCATTGATACACTTTAAGGGGATATGCTAGAGATGCTTTAACAATGCTAATTAAGCTGTATTTCTATCTCCTAACTGCTATTGAACAAGTAGTAAGTTGCTGCATGTAGCTAAAACACTCTTTTTTGAGCAGGCTACAGTACTCTTGGGAACTCTGTTTGTGAATTACTTCCAGCTAGCCATGTATGCACTTGGTAGTGGATATGTTGTGAGTTAACTTTTTTGAGGGATATGTTGTGAGTTATTCGCAGAAAAAATTGTTGTGAGTTAACTGTTTTGACGGATATCTAGTGAAGTGAGTTAATTAGTAATAGAACAATCAGTTCTTGAGATTATCAACTGCTATGTGCCTTGAGAGCTGTATAACTGTTGGGAGTAACTATCTATGCCATTGTTTTGTTTTGTGAGTTTGTACGTACATTTGCCAGTAAAAAAAAGGCCATGCACTGGAATCAAACTGTGTGGACAGATAAACCTAACTTCCACCACAAACGAAGTGGAGAGGAGCGTGAGGTCCGGCCGGTCCAGCCACCTAGCTTAAGTCTCCATCGTCGATGGATGCATGCATCAATCCTTTAAAGGCCGGCCAACTGCTACTATCACTATGTAGCACTACGATGCTTGCTTACGTGGCCATGGCCCATGCATGCCACTCCCCTCCGTTCGGGTGCAAGAATTGATGCCATCCTCTGGAAGCAAATTAAAAGTGTGAAACGCTCGGCGAACGGCGTCACAGGACGATATGCACATGCACATGCATTTGCAGTTGCAAACTTGCAATTGCAAAGAAGTCGGGCTGGGCACTGCCAAAGATCGATGGTACGTATATACGTGTCGAGCTCTCCTTTGCCCACGCCTACGTCTCGCCAGCCGTTCATCATTTCACTTGATGTCGTGCTTTCCTTATAAAGCCGGCCCGGCCGCGGCCGAATCTCCCGTCCCTCGCAGCCTTGACCCGTGACCGTGAGAGATAGCTAGCTAGCTCCATCAGGATAGCACTGCCTGCTCAAGAacaggaagaggaagagggaccaATGGCCGGTGGCGATCAACCTGCGCTGAGGCAAGTGCTCATGGTGGCGAAGGCCTGCTTCGTCCTGGGCTTGGTGATGGCCGTGATCGGGCTTGTTGCCGCCAccagcaacccgggagacttccAGGTAACTCCACAACTCCGGCATCTATCTCCCTTCGCTGGCACCTACTATCGGTATCGTACGTACTCCTACTAATTTGCTGGATGGTTACCCATGCATGCAGTCGCAGACGGACGCGGCAACGGAGGCGGAGGCGCTGCGCCTGCGCTCGGGGGCGCTCACCCTGGTGCTCCTCGGGGTGGCACAGGCGATGACCGCCGCGGCGGCCGTCGTGGTCCTCGCGGGGGGCTCCCTCGCATTTATGGGCCGGTGCCTCGTCGCCAGCGCGCTCGTCGTCGCCGCCACCAATACCTACCTTCTCTGCAGAGTCGTCTACATGGTGGCAGTCATCGCCGGCGGGAACTTCCTCGACGTCTGGACCCACATCTCCATCGCCtgctccttcttctccttcttctccgccaGCCTCGCCGCCACCCTGGCTGGGCCTAATCAACCTCGCCGGCCGTCGCCTTTAGCGTAAATAATAATAATTCAAAAGAAATACAAACATCTTATAGAGTTTCACAACCAAACAAATATATCATAGTTTACAAAGCCAAATAAAAATTAATTTGTCTCAAATTCATTTGAAAAAATATACATCTATTGGTTACTAACGTGAGCCAACATATACTCAACCAAATATTTGCAGTTGCATGTGAGTTTCTCAATCACACATTTGATAATGAAATTGGATGAACTATGCAAACATTGCCACTCCTCTGCTCAGGCACAACATTGTCACCCTGAAACTGAAACTCTTGGTCATAGATACGTTCCGGGCACTCATCCTCTACGACCATATTGTGTATGATTACACAAGCAGTCATCATCTCCCACAACTTCTTGGTGCTTCAAGTTCTAGCAGGATATCGAACGATGCCCCAGCGAGATTGCAGAACACCAAAGGCACGAtccacatccttcctagcactctcttgtTCTTGAGCAAATCTATTTCTCTTCTCTCCTACAGGGTTGGGGATTGTCTTCACAAGAGTAGTCCACTAGGGATAGTTACCGTCAGCTAGGTATTATCCTTAGTTGTAGTTGTGGCCATTGATGTCAACATCAACCTTCGGGCAGTTGCCTACTGCAAGCCTTGCAAACAACAGAGAGCGTAGAAGCACGTTGATATCGTTGTGTGATCCGGCCATGCCGAAGAAAAAGTGTCAAATCCAGAGAACTTGTGAAGCCACGACCTCGAGTACGACGGTGCAAGCTTCGACATGGCCCCTATAATGCCCGTGCCAAGCAGAAGGGCGGTTCTTCCACTCTCAGTGCATACAATCTATACTACCAAGCATCCCCGAAAAGCCCCTGCtggcattcatcgccaacaaCCAGGTTGTATCTGCAGCATTTGGATCTCTCAAGTACTCAAGGCCAAACACTGCTATCACAGCCTTGCAAAACTTGTACATGGACTCTAGGCACGTGGACTCACTCATACAGACATACTTTTCGATGAGATCACCGGAAACTTTGTATGCAAGCATCCAAATAGCCGTAGTGCAGTTTTGATAAGAGGAGAAGTCAATCTTTCCCAGGTCATCCTCCTTGCACTCAAATAATAATCGTACCCCACAACCCCCTCCTGGATACAGTTGAACACATGTCTAGCCATACggaaacggtgccagaaaaggtGGTGTTTGAACAGCGGGGTGGGGTCTCGAAGTAGTCCTTCCAAAGAAGGAAATGGCCGCTCTCTCGGTTGCAATTCAACGTCGGAGTGTGTCCCAGGATCGAGCACCGGAACATCGGCCGCTGCCTACTAAGGTGGTCATGGATGACCAACACAACAGCCACAAGCTCCTCATCGTCGGACGAGGAATCATCTGGGTCGCAAAGGAAATTGTGGAAAAAGAACTCGTCGCTGGAGTCCATTTGTACCTTGCGGGCAAACTGACGAATAGCGCGGGCGTCGTCGAAGAAGTTGGCCGTCGAAGAGCCTCACGCCTCCCCTGGACCTGGTGGCAAGCCCTGTCGGCGTCCGGCGAGCATGGTCGCCACGCTTTGTCCGCTTCAGGCATGGGTGGGGTTGAGGTGGTGCTGGCGGCGATGTCGGGGAAGCTGCGGCGAtggggtggtggtggcggcgacgTTGGTAGGTGGCGTGTTGCAGGGGGAGGGACGACTGTGCGGGCGGCTGGCCTGGGCTGGGCAGCGGCGGCGACCGGGGTGGTGCGCCGGGGCTTGTTGGCTGTCAGTGCGAGGAAGAGAATGGCCTATGTGCCACCGACTGGCGGGCCAGGTAAGGGAGTAAGCGGGCGTCCCCCGTGTTCGTTCCGTGTCCGCGCAGAAACAAACGAGGCCCAAATTTGAGCCTGGAATGGGTCGCCcacgcgtccgtttgggtcggctcATTAGCCGACTTTTGTGTCCGTTTCGACCCACACGAACACGCGCGGACGAAATAGTTCGGCACGTTGGAGTTGCTCTGAACCCTCAACTCAAGAGTGCCGAGTCAATTGGTTGCCACACTGTCTGAAATCACTACATTCCAAACAGCAATTATAAAGGGAAAAAAGATCATTTAATCTAATCCCTATACATATAATCTTGTGCATACGACACTTATATCAGCAACCAGGAGTAATTTATTGGCGGCAAGTTTgctactacctcctttccggtttataagaCTTGCGTGTATCCCTAGATCTATAATTTGACCAATAAGATAAGTTGCATAGTTTAAAAATTATGATACCATTAGAAAGTATATGATTTAAACTTTCTAATGATATGTTTTTTGTGATAGATATTTTGTATTACGTTGGTCTATGTCTACCTAAATATATGCGCCTTATAAACCGAAAAGGAGATAGTAGTAACCAACTAATTCAAAATCAGTACATGAGGGCATACTGCATATGCTCCAAACAATTAATTTCAATCATAAGTTTTACATTAGAGATCTTTTATATGCATGAATCCAGAAAGGGCGGATTTGAAAAAAAATGCTCTGTTTCATccatcggggggggggggggggggggggggagtgtcGTAGTCCATGGACCACCCTGTAATTCGGCCCATTACTTCATTATATATATGTGAATTAAAAAATCAACTAGTctgcagcggccaaggcccaagcccAAAATATAAGGACGTCAGTCGATCGATTGCTACCGCCTGGCTTTCCTCGTTCGCTTCGTATTCTATCACAGCCTCCCAGTCGTCGTTTCCTTCATATTTTGTACGACTCGAACTGGTGCAAGGCTATCAGCGAACCCTAGCGAGGCACGGCCGGCGGCTGGAGGCTGTCAGGTAGAGGAGGAGTGGCGAAGGAGGAAGTTAGAGGCGCCGGCGCCCGGCATCGCCGGCTAGCAACAAGGACGCGCAGTGTCTACATTAGAGCATCCCCAGCCGTTGgcccccaggcggcgattttatGCGCCCCCTGAGGCGAGCCGGCGCTAAAATCGGTGCGGGGGCGAGCGGGTTCCCAGCCGCTCGCCCCAGGGTCGCCCCAGACACGTTTTTTTTATATTAAAAAACCTGAATTCGGTAAAGTTTGGCTAAATTTAGTAAACTTGACATTCATATTCAACATGTTCGGTGTTACATAAATTATTTAAAAAAGTGGCATCTACGGGGCGAACAAGTCGCTGAGTGCGGCGAAGTCGCCGACGTCGCTGCcgtcctcggcggcggcggcggcggccttctCCTTCTTGATGGCGCGGCCGCCCCTGCTGGACCCCTGCCCGGCGGCTCCATGGCGGACCGGTGGTGGCGGCGCGTCCTCGTTGTCGCTGTCGTCGAGGACGACGACGCCTCCCTCGTCCTGGCCAGGCGCCGAGCTTCAAACCGCGCGTAGGCGGCACGCTGACCCTCCATCTCCGTGCGCGCCCAGTAGTCACGCACCCATTTGAGGGCCGCTTCGTCATCGAGATCCTCCTCCTTGACGTCGCCGGCGAGCCCGGGCTCCGTCTTCACGACGGGGAGCCCCTGCTCTTGCTTGACGGCGGAaagccccggctccgtctttggcttGACGAAGCGCGGAGGAGCCGAGGAGGAGGCCCGCCGGCCGCCCTCATTGATGACGATGCCGGCACTGCGGGTGCGCTGGCCGAGGgggagcgggaggaggaggaagaggaggaggagtcgAACCTCCTAGGCACCCACGGCCCGGCGCTCCGGCGGAGGGGTGGGTGGGCGGGACGGCCGCCGCGGCAGGGTATGCCAGCGGCCGGTTATTGCCGCCCTCGAGGTACTCCATCACCTCGTGCAGTGTGCGGCCGGGGACGCCCCACCAGACGCGGCGGCCGTCGCTGTTCTTGAGGCCGCCCACCACCGGCGCCCCGTTCGTGGACGCCAGCCGCTGCGCCTGGTGGGGCCCTGTAATTCGGCCCATTACTTCattatatatatattaattaaaaAATTAACTAGTCTGcagcagccaaggcccaagcccAAAATATAAGGACGTCAGTCGATCGATCGCTACCGCCTGGGTTTCCTCGTTCGCTTCGTATTCTATCCCAGCCTCCCAGTCGTCGTTTCCTTCATATTTTGTACGACTCGAACTGGCGCAAGGCTATCAGCGAACCCTAGCGAGGCACGGCCGACGGCTGGAGGCTGTCAGGTAGAGGAGGATTGGCGAAGGAGGAAGTTAGAGGCGCCGGCGCCCGGCATCGCTGGCTAGCAACACGGACGCGCAATGTCTACATTAGAGCATccccagccgttggccccccaggcggcgattttatGCGCCCCCTGGAGGCGAACCGGCGCTAAAATCGGCGCGGGGGCGAGCGGGTTCCCAGCCGCTCGCCCCAGGGTCGCCCAGACGCgtttttttttattttaaaaaatctGAATTCTGTAAAGTTTGGCTAAATTTGGCAAACTTGACATTCATATTCAACATGTTCGGCGTTACataaattattttaaaaaatggCATCTACGGGGCGAACAAGTCGCTGAGTGCGGCGAAGTCGCCGACGTCGCTGCCGTCCTCgtcatcggcggcggcggccttctCCTTCTTGATGGCGCGGCCGCCCCTGCTGGACCCCTGCCCGGCGGCTCCATGGCAAACCGGTGGTGGCGGCGCGTCGTCCTCGTCGCTGTCGTCGAGGACGACGACGCCTCCCTCGTCCTGGCCACGGCGCCGAGCTTCAAACCGCGCGTAGGCGGCGCGCTGACGCTCCATCTCCGTGCGCGCCCAGTAGTCACGCACCCATTTGAGGGCCGCTTCGTCGTCGAGATCCTCCTCCTTGACGTCGCCGGCGAGCCCGGGCTCCTTCACGACGgggagccccggctccgtcttcacgacggggagcccgagctccggcttgacggcggcgagccccggctccgtctttggcttgacgaagcgcggaggagccgaggaggaggcgcgccagccgccctcgttgatgacgatgccggcgctgcgggtgcgccggccgagggggagagggagcaggaggaagaggaggaggagccgaacCTCCTAGGCACCCACGGCCCGGCGCTCCGGCgcggggggtggggggtgggcgGGACGGCCGCCGCGGCAGGGTATGCCAGCGGCGGGTTATTGCCGCCCTCGAGGTACTCCATCACCTCGTGCAGTGTGCGGCCGGGGACGCCCCACCAGACGCGGCGGCCGTCGCTGTTCTTGAGGCCGCCCACCACCGGCGCCCCGTTCGTGGACGCCAGCCACTGCGCCTGCTGCCGCTGGAAGTAGTCCGTCCACACCGCGTATTTGTCGGCGGCGTACTGGGGGAGGGCGCGTTGCTCCTCCGTTAGGGTCGACCGCACGCAGTCGACCTCGACGGTGAAGATACCGGGGCACGCGTCGACGTCGGGCACTGGGGGGATGGGGACGCCGCCGTTGCTGAGCCTCCACCCCGTCGGCCCGGCGCGCACGTCCGGCGGTGCCGGGATGTTGGCCTCGAACAGGAGCCACGCCTCGCCCTCCTGGAGTTTCACCGGGGAAACGTTCGGCCATCGCTCGGAAGATAGGGAAGGGGAGGACGGGGGAGATAGCAGAGCTCGGCGCGACGGAGACGGGAGAGAGCAGAGCTCGGCGGCGGCTGGTTTGGGCTCGGGCTGGTGTGGCCAGCGGCGAGGGGGAGCGGCGGGTTTTATAGCCCGCGCCGTGTGTACGCGTGGCGGGAGGGGaggcgtcgccgcgccgcccgtgaggaatcaatggcaaggttgaccggcggcagccttgccattgattccccgcgggaaaccgaggTGCTCTGGGGGAAGACAAGGCGTCGTGTCGCTGACGCGGCTTGCCCGTGGCTCTTTCGCGCCAAAACCGCTCGCCCCGGCGCCCTGGTGCGCCCCCAGCACGCCGGGTTCGGtctgggtccgccggcgccagtTTCGGCCCAAACTGGCGAAAAAGGGCCccgggggcgcgactgggccgatttttcggcgccggcgcggCAAAAACGCCTGGggagggcctgttgggggcgcggctggagttGCTCTTAGACCGAGTGACCGAGGCAGGACCGCCAGGAACTGACTGACTTCTCATCTCTTCCGATTAGAAGTATGATCTCCATCCTTTTTTATTCAAGGTATAATTTGCCTTCACGATTTAAACAAGTTTACTCTGACTGCAAATTGGAACTCAGAATTTATGTATCGAGCTGATTGATTAACGATTATTATGTATTCAATCAAACAGATAATTTACATATCAAACTTCTTTTTATTTTGGAATTGTTGCAAAATAGAGAGGCCAAGAAACTCTCTTGTTGATCTCTCAATTAATCTTCTTCAAGCAAAGAGGCATATAGTTTATAATTTGGTGTACTTGCTTCTCAAATTGGTGTTGCTGCTACCACCGCAAGTGTTGAAAGAGCATTTTCTGCAATGAGTTTGGTCAAGAGCAAGCCAAGAAATAAGATGGTTGATAGTCTGTTGTTTGATTGTCATAGTCACATACATTGAGCGAGATGCTTTCTCCAAAGTGATGATGATATAATCGATACTTTCATGGCATTGAGAACACTGGCGGGGCTACGTTAGGGCCAAACCAGGCCGTTGCCCGCCCATGTTTTCTGTAAAAAATACAATTATGTAGGTATGCCCAGCCCACGTACTGCAACACAGGTCAGTAGCACCAGCCCAGCTGTAGCCCAGGTTCAATCTGGCCCGCCCATAATTCTGCTTGTAGCTCCGTCACTAATTGAGAAGGCGTTATCCCGACAAATAAAGTGTGGTATTATCTTATGCAAATTTAGAAAGTCAACTGTGAATTTTTATATGCTTTGTAAGACTTATTGAT
The sequence above is a segment of the Aegilops tauschii subsp. strangulata cultivar AL8/78 chromosome 6, Aet v6.0, whole genome shotgun sequence genome. Coding sequences within it:
- the LOC109773530 gene encoding uncharacterized protein codes for the protein MAGGDQPALRQVLMVAKACFVLGLVMAVIGLVAATSNPGDFQSQTDAATEAEALRLRSGALTLVLLGVAQAMTAAAAVVVLAGGSLAFMGRCLVASALVVAATNTYLLCRVVYMVAVIAGGNFLDVWTHISIACSFFSFFSASLAATLAGPNQPRRPSPLA